The following DNA comes from Flammeovirgaceae bacterium.
GTTATGAAGCATTGCGCGGGTCATCAACGGCCTCATCCAACACCGGTAACATCAATACGGCCATAGGCTATCATTCCTTGTTTGGCAACACTTCAGGTGGTGGCAATGTGGCGGTCGGTGGGGATGCATTGTTTACCAACGAATCCGGTACCCAAAATACCGCTGTAGGTTACTCTTCCCTCAGGAACAATGTGTCGGGCACGCAGAATTCGGCATTTGGCTATTCTGCCCTCAGGAATAGTACGGGTAATTATAATACTGGAATTGGCTGGTCTGCATTGACGTCAAATACGACTGGTGCATACAATACCAGTATTGGCACCAACGCCATGAGGTCAAATACGACTGGACTACTCAATACAACCATTGGCCAGAATTCCCTGGGGCTAAATGAGACAGGCTCAAGAAATGTTGCGATTGGAAATGAGGCTTTGTATTCCAGTGTGTCCATATGGGACCAGACTGCCATTGGCTATCGGGCGCTTTCTAGTAGTACAACGGGCAGTTCAAATGTGGCCGTGGGCTCTTTGGCCCTTACCAGCAATACGTCAGGAGGTGTTAATACTGCCATCGGAAAGAATGCATTGCAACAAAATACGACCGGCTCAAATAACACTGGGGTTGGGACGCAAAGCATGTCCGGAAATACCGATGGGTCCAATAATGTGGCTATTGGGTTCAATGCCCTGGGCTCCAATGTGGCGGGATCAGGTTCTGTGGCAATCGGGCTTGGGTCAATGCAATTTGCAAATAATTCCTCGGCCCCATTTATCACCTATAACACCGCTGTTGGTTTTGAGGCTTTGATGGGTTCTGTGACTCCTTCAGCTAATACCGGCAATGAGAATACAGCTGTTGGCTACCAGGCACTTCGAAACAATACAAGCGGGATCATAAATACAGCTGGCGGTTCAAGTGCACTTTTATCAAATACAACAGGTGTCGGAAACACTGCTAATGGAGCCAATACCCTTAAAAACAACACTATCGGGAATGCTAACACGGCTGGCGGTTCAAGTTCGCTTCTGGCCAATACATCAGGTTCTTATAACACAGCTACCGGCACGGGAGCCTTGCAGGGTAACACCACTGGCAGTCAAAATACTGCAATTGGCGGTTTTGGATTGGACGCTAACACAACAGGAAGCAACAACACTAGCCTAGGCTATGATGCTGATGTAAGCACAAGTAACTTAACTAATGCTACGGCAATCGGAAGTGGTGCCATCGTCAATGCCAGCAACAAAGTCCGAATTGGAAACAATTCGGTAACGGTCATTGAGTTCCCGGTCCCATACACTGTTTCATCAGACAGGCGCCTCAAAGAAAACATTTCGAGGTCAGGGCTTGGCCTTGACTTTGTCCTTAAACTGAATCCTGTGCAATACAATATGAAAAATGGTAATGGCAAAACAGACTATGGATTTATTGCACAAGAATTGGTGGAGTTGCTGGGAAATGAAAATGTAAACATGGTGAACAAGGATGGTGAATACTATACCGTGCGTTACAATGATTTGATTGCTCCTCTTGTAAAGGCTATACAGGAACAGCAGGCAATAATCAATACACTCAAGTCTGAACTGCAAGAGGAAAAATATCGAAATGGCCAACTCAAATCCAGCTATGAAAGCAGGTTGGAAAGAATAGAGGCACTGATGGGCACAAAGGCAAAAAAGGATTAGACTGTACCTAATGGATATGTTTAGTAAAGATAGTTCAGCCATCAGGGCCTTCAATATTGTCCTTTTGGCCCTACTGATGGTGGCAGGCTGCAAAAAAGAGGCAGCGCTAACCCCTCAGCAGGAGGTAGGCGCTATGCTTGCATCGGCCGAGGTTTGGGAAAACCCGGTGGTATTTGTGGATGGTGCCGATCAAAGTGAAGTGTATAAGGATTTTAATATTTCCTTTGGCAATGGCACCTATAAAACTACTTCCGGGGCACCTATTTGGAACCCATCCGGGACATGGACATTTGTAAATGAGGAAGCTACCCTAATGCTATTTGACGGGGCAACCCAAGTGGACATTAAATCCATCAGTGAGGAAATTTTGGAATTATCATTGCTTTGGGAAGAAAATACATTTGAGCCGGGGAGGAATCGCTCGGTGAAGGGACGGCACGTGTTTAAACTGATAAGGAAGAAAAAAAAGTAGCCCACCAAATGCGGGCAGCCGTCCACGGAATGGATTTTTCCTAAGCAACCCCTATCGGCTTCCCTGGGCCATTTAGGCCTTTCCGGTTTCCTGATTAAACCCTAAATTTGGTTTCGGGTTTTCGTGAGGAAGGGTTTTTGCAACGCCATTCAGAAAATGGGAAATCAGGGTTTTCCGCCAGCCGGCCTTCGGCCTACACCCCACTGTGCGCACACTTTGCCTGTCAGGGCTTTAGTGGTGGCCGTGCTGTGCCTGGCATGGGCAACGGCACATGCCCAACTTCACAAGAGGGATAGCCTCTTTGCCGCCTTGAAGGAGGCCGGGACAACCGGTGGGAAGATCGAAACCCTCACCGCTATTTCGCAATGGAACATAAGGGTGGATTTTAGGGACGCAGTGTCCTACGCCAAGCAGGCCATGGCCATAGCGGACACGACCACCAACTTGCCTGCCAAAGCAGTGGCATTCACCAATAGGGCACTGGTCTATTGGTACAATGGGGAGTATGGCAATTCCATCGACCTGAACAAAGCCGCCATTGCGATAAGGAAAAACATGGGGGACTTCCGTGGGACGGCAGACAACTATCAAAAGATAGCCATGAATTATTATTACATGGCGGATTATGAGCGGGCTATTGAGTACTTTCAGCTTTCCCTGGCAGCGCTGGAAAAATTCAACGCCCCGCGCCAATTGGCCTCTACCCTCAACCAAATAGCGCTGGTCTATAATAAGATGGGAAAATACGATATGGCGGCAGCGTTTTTGTACGAATTTTCCAAGGAACGGATGAGGTTTAAAGGGTACCAGGGCAGGACCTATAATTTACTGGAATCAACCCCATTTTTCAGGTCCCGGGAATATTTTCAGATTGAGCTGGACCTTCAGTTGAAAGCCCTTAATGAACTGGAGCGGAAGGGAAGTGACATCGATATTTTGTTTACATGCCTCAACATTGCGGATTCGTACCGGGAGCTGGGCAAGAAGGCCTTGGTGCTCAGCTACCTGAAGAAAGCCGATACCTATTACCAAAAAGTAAATTGGATGACCAACCACTATGGGCTGGGAAATGCCTATTTGAGTTTGGGCCAGGTGGATTCGGCTATTGAGGAGTTTCGTTCCGGAATCGAAACAGCCCAGGCAAATTACTGCACCAATGCTTTCTTCTTAGCGAGACGTTGAGCACCTGTGGCAATTCATACCTACCTGTAACTTTATAAGAATGATGTTCGATTTGATCCTAAACTCATACGATAGTTTTTTTAAAAGACGTTATTCAAGTCTCTCCAACCTACAAACTTTCCCATTGACGTATTTAGGTTCTGATCTCCACCATATACGATATAGCATTGTTCTGATGGCGTACCAGATAATTTTTGCCAATACTTCAGATTTTCAAAAAAGCTGCTACTCCAGGTTTTTCCAGATTTAATCTCTATCGCTGACATGTTGTCGCCTCGGTCTATCAACAAGTCAATTTCCTTTCTGTCTTTGCTTTGCCAAAAACTGATATTAGGATTTTTTCCCTGGTTGGTGCGGTGCTTGACGAACTCGTTTACCACATAGTTTTCGAACAAGCCGCCTTTCAGAAAGTGACTGTTCAATTGCTCTTTCTTCTCAATGCCAAGCAGTGAACAAGCTACTCCGGTGTCGTAGAAATACATTTTCGGAGATTTGATCAGCCGTTTGTTAAAATTCCTGTGGTGCGGTTCCATAAAAAAAATAATGTAACTGGCCGATAGTACGGAAAGCCATGCCTTGGCGGTGTTCGGACTTATGCCGACATCGTGGGCCAGGCCTTGCACATTGAGCACTTGTCCGATTCTTCCGGCACAGAGTTTCAGGAAGCTGGAGAAGCTATTCAGGTTTTCAATATTCTTGATTTGCCTGACGTCCCTTTCAATGTATGTATTTATGTAGGATGGAAAAAAGTCTGTAGGGCTGATTTGCCTGTCGTAAAGTGGGGGGTATCCACCTTGGTACACCATCGTTTCCCAGTCATCAGCTGTATATGGGGTCCCCTTCAGTTCTTCAAAGGAAAAGGGAAGAAGTTTTAGGATGGAGGTTCGCCCAGCAAGGCTTTGTGTAATTTTCTCAGAGAGCAGAAAATTCTGCGAGCCAGAGAGAACAAAGTGTATCTTGTTTTTATCCACGATACCTTGAATGTAGGAGAACAATACTGGGGCTACCTGAACTTCATCGAAGATTCCGCCATGTGGAAAATTGCTTAGAAAGCCGCGTGGGTCATCGATGGCAAGGGCTCTGGCGTCAGGGTCTTCGAGTGTAGCATATGGCAGATCCGTATAAATAGCCCGTAATAGTGTGGTTTTCCCCGACTGCCGAGGCCCCGTAAGCATAAGGACTGGAAATTGATTCCTTAGCTGCTTTATTTTTGTTGACAGAATCCTTGGGATCATGCATAAAAATACGCTTTATTAGACAATAATGCAATACAAATGCATATTTGTCCATAAAATCATTGAATCTGGGCTTTTTTAATCGTATAGGCGAGGCCTGCCATATCTCTAAATAAATAGAGGAGCCAAGGCCTGCCAGACTCTTGTCAATGGAATTTTAAAGCTGGAGTTACGCAGACTTTGCTCACCAGGACACACAACCCAGGCAAATCACTGCCGCGATTTCTTTTTTTTTCGCCAATCTTTGGGCTGCCAGCGGCAACTCGAAGCTGCCCGGCACATCTTGTCTGGTAATGTTGGATTTCTTTGCGCCAAGTTTCAGCAAAGCGCTATAAGCGCCATCATACAAAGCTTCCGTGATCTACTCGTTCCACTCGGCTACTTAAATGCCGTGGTTGCCCAATCGGATGGAAAATTGATAGCAGCCGGTGCTTTCACGGTGTTCAATGGGTCTCCAATAAACCACATTGCCCGTCTGAATACTGATGGAAGTTTGGATGCTTCTTTTAATCCCGGCTCTGGATTTAATTCCTGGACCACCTCGGGCGCGATCCAACCCGATGGGAAGATTGTAATAGGTGGAAGCTTTACGACTTTCAACGGGAATGCTGCCAACCGGATTGTCAGGCTTGCCCCGGATGGAACAATCGATAATAGTTTCAATTCACAGATAGGTGCCAATAGCACAATAAACTCAGTGGCCATTCAGGGGGACGGGAAAATCCTGATTGCAGGAAACTTTACCAGTTATGAGGGAACAAACATAAACCGGATTGCCAGGCTAAATAGTGATGGAGGCCTGGATGGAACCTTTTACCCCGGCACGGGCGCGACTGGAGAGGTTAGGTCTGTGGTTGTACAGGCTGATGGCAAGATTGTACTGGGAGGGTATTTTTATGCATTCAATGGCACAGGCCAAAATTATATTGTAAGGCTTAATGATGATGGCAGTGTTGACAATACGTTTAATACGGGTGCACTGGGAGGGGTAGAGGTAGTGGGCGTCCGGTCGGATGGAAAAATAATTGTGGGCGGCCAAGGCCTATTCATTCGTCTGAACCCTGATGGGTCACCTGACAACTCCCTTAGTGTGGGCACCGGCCCGGATGGCAAAATATTGGCAACGGCTTTCCAACCTGATGGGAAAATCTTTATAGGGGGGGAGTTTGTATCTTACAACGGTATTGGCAGGAACCGCGTGGCAAGGATCCTTAGCGACCCACCTGATGTGGACGGTGATGGTGTGGGCGATGCCGTTGACAACTGTCCTCTTGTTGCCAATGCGGGCCAGGTGGACACCGATGGTGATGGCTTGGGCGATGCATGTGATGATGACGATGACAATGATGGTTGCCCGGATGTGGTTGACCCTAACCCGCTGGTGGCAGATATTGATACCGATTCGGATGGTATCGGTGATGCCTGCGACATATGTTTCGGCAACGATGGATCAGGCGATGCGGATGGCGATGGCTATTGTGCTGATGTGGACTGCGATGATGGGGATGCAGCTTTCAACCCGGGGGCCACAGACGTGGCAGGCAGCGGAGTGGACCTGAATTGCGATGGCCAGTACTTGTGGTATGTGGACAGCGATGGCGATGGCTTCGGGTCAACCGCCACGGTTTTATCTGCCAATACAAGTCCGGGCATAGGGGAGTCTGCCACCAATGACGACTGCGATGACGGGGATGCAGCTTTCAACCCGGGGGCCACGGACGTGGCAGGCAGCGGTGTGGACCTGAATTGCGATGGCCAGTACCTGTGGTATGTGGACAGCGATGGGGATAGTTATGGTTCCACCGCCACGGTTTTATCTGCCAATACAAGCCCTGGCACAGGCGAGTCTGCCACCAATGACGACTGCGATGATGGGGATGCAGCCTTCAATCCGGGCGCCACAGACGTGGCAGGCAGCGGTGTGGACCTGAACTGCGATGGCCAGTACTTGTGGTATGTGGACAGCGATGGCGATGGCTTCGGGTCAACCGCCACGGTTTTATCTGCCAATACAAGTCCAGGTGCAGGGGAGTCGGCCACCAATGACGACTGCGATGATGGGGATGCAGCTTTCAACCCGGGGGCAACGGACGTGGCAGGCAGCGGTGTGGACCTAAACTGCGATGGCCAGTACTTGTGGTATGTGGACAGCGATGGCGATACCTACGGGTCAACCACAACAGTTTTATCTGCCAATACAAGTCCAGGCACAGGCGAGTCTGCTACCAATGACGACTGCGATGATGGGGATGCAGCTTTCAACCCGGGGGCCACGGACGTGGCAGGCAGCGGTGTGGACCTGAATTGCGATGGCCAGTACCTGTGGTATGTGGACAGCGATGGCGATACCTACGGGTCAACCACAACAGTTTTATCTGCCAATACAAGTCCAGGCACAGGGGAGTCGGCCACCAATGACGACTGCGATGATGGGGATGCAGCTTTCAACCCGGGGGCAACGGACGTGGCAGGCAGCGGAGTGGACCTAAATTGCGATGGCCAGTACCTGTGGTATGTGGACAGCGATGGCGATGGCTTCGGGTCAACCGCCACGGTTTCGTCAGGCAATACAAGTCCAGGCACAGGCGAGTCTGCTACCAATGACGACTGCGATGATGGGGATGCAGCTTTCAACCCGGGGGCCACGGACGTGGCAGGCAGCGGTGTGGACCTGAATTGCGATGGCCAGTACCTGTGGTATGTGGACAGCGATGGGGATACCTACGGGTCAACCGCTACGGTTTCGTCAGGCAATACAAGTCCTGGAACAGGCGAGTCGGCCAATGATACTGATTGTGACGATAACGACAGGGATGTGTATCCAGGGGCACCAACACTTCCAGACGGTAAGGACAATGACTGTGATGGCACGGTGGACAAAGCAGGCCAGGTAATCAGTTTTGCGGAACTCCCTGACCGGATACTTGGTGATGGCCCTTTTGCCCTTACGGCTACATCCACCTCTGGCCTTGAAGTAGTGTTCTCATCGGCTTCGGGCAAAGTTCAAATCAATTCCAACCAGGTCACTATGGTCAGTGCGGGCAGGGCCAACATTTTGGCCAACCAACCGGGCAATGAGGGCTATAGCCCTGCTGGTGAGGTATCCCAAAGTTTTTGCATCAACCCGGCCAAACCAAAAATATCCATTAGCGGCCGCAATACCATGTCCCCGACACTTACTTCAAGCAGTGACGAAGGGAATCAATGGTATTTTAATGGAAGTGCCCTTGATGGGGAAACCAACCCCTCGTTGGACATTACCCACCAGGGGATATATGCGGTGAGGGTGAGTGCGGACGATTGTGTAAGTGAACTATCGGATGCCAAGGTGTTTATCATTACCGGTGATACTGACGCCAGGCAGGACGAAGCGCTGCTGGTGTACCCCAATCCTGTTCACGACCGCTTATTTGTAAGCCTTCAGGGGTTTTCCAATACAGGCACGCTTCAAATGGGCATATATGATTTTAGTGGCAGGTTAATACTAAACAAGCAGGTTCTCCCCGGTGATGTGGAGGAAGTGGATGTAAGGGGGTATGCTGCAGGCAAATACCTTTTGAGGGTGGCACAGGACAGGAATATCGTGAACCGTCATTTTATTAAAAAATAGAATATGACAAACCTGAAAATAAAGAAACGTTTATCTTATGCGTTGCTCATGGCCCTAACCATGCTCTGGCCTTCATGCAAAAGCGAAACCGAATTGACACAACAGGAGTTGGTCACGGCCCAGCTAGTGGCCGATGGGGATTCCTGGGAAGCTGGCAGCGTCACCATTGACGAGGTGGACGAGAGCGGCTTGTTTGATCATTTTTCCATCAAATTCACAGAGCAGGAATTTACCACTGAAAATGGTGGTGTGGTGTGGCCTTCGTCTGGAACGTGGTCATTCACTTCCCCGGAAGCGGCTTCCTTTAAAAGGGGCGATGGAATAGAGGTTTTGATTGAAAGCATTGGCAAAGACGAGTTGGGCCTTTCGCATGAATGGGACCAAACAACCTTGGACGTGGAAGGTGGCAAAGTAGTGTCGCGGAAGGGGAGGCACCGGTTTAAATTCAGGAGGAGGAAATAGGTTGGGCAATCAAATGAAAATCATCGTCACTTCACGGGAACTCCAGGTGCTCAAACTGGCTTCCGAAGGCAAATCACCGGATGTGATCGCCAGCGAAATAAACGTGCGGAAGGCAGAGGTGGAAAAGGGCATGAAAAGCGTGTGCCTGAAACTGTCCACCAAAAACCCCCTGGATGCCATGCAAAAACTATTGAAAAATGACTTTGAGGTGATCGATTAGCGTCAATGGCCCTATCCGGCCTGCCTTGCCATTTCCCAGCCTATCATGCTTTTCTTCCTTACCGGGCCCCAGCGGTAGTCGGCCAGGACCCCATCTTTGCGGATCACCCGGTGGCATGGGATGAGGTAGGCGATGTGGTTCGATCCTACCGCGGACCCCACGGCCTGCATGGCACGTGGAGAACCTACCTTTTTGGCAATATCCTGGTAGGTGGCCAGCCCCCCCATCGGGATGTTGAGCAGGGCGCCCCAAACTTTGATTTGAAAATTGGTGCCCTTCACAAATAAGTGCAGCGGGGCACGGGGAGGGATGTTTTGCTGAAAAATTTGTTGGAGGTAGCCTCCGGTTAGGTCCTGGTCCTGCCGGAAAACAGACCGGTGCCAGTGCGCCTTCATTTCCTCAATGCCATCTTGGGCACCATCCATGGTAGGCAAAAAGGAGAGCCAGCAAATGCCCCTTTCGGTAGTGCCAATAAGGCATATGCCAAAAGGGGTTTCGTGCAGGCCATACCCAATGCGCATGCCGTCCCCTTGCTTCTTGTATTCTTGTGGCGTCACGGCTTCCAGTGTGGTGAACAGGTCGTATACCCGCGACTGGCTGGAGAGCCCTGCGGACCCGGCCGCCTCGGCAAGGTTTTTGGTTTCGTGCAGCTTTTGTTTGAGGTACCCTACGGTAAGAAATTGCAGGAAGCGTTTGGGGCTGATGCCCGCCCACTCCGTAAACAGGCGCTGAAAGTGGAACGGGCTCAAATGCACTTCCCCGGCCACCTCGTTCAATGCTGGCTGGCGCTGGAAATTTTCTTCCAGGAAATGGATGGCCTTTTCTATTCGATGGTAGTTGATATCGGGCTCTTGGACGGGCACAATCATAAAGGTATTGCTTTTTGTTTCACAAAACTCCCAAGGTTTTCTTTCGTTTTCAACCTGATTCTTGCTTTGTTGACGGGAGGGCAAAGCCGGGGCAATGGTAAGGCACATGCCAATTCCCAATATTTTGGTAACTTACCATACCTAAAAAAACAACCCCATGCGAATAATTTTAATGCTCCTCCTGGGTTTTGGGTTTGCCGTGCAGGCCCAAACCGACTATGACAAGATCCAAATAAAGCCCCTGAAGGTCACGGATGATATTTATATGATGACGGGTGCGGGCGGCAATATTGGCGTAATAA
Coding sequences within:
- a CDS encoding tetratricopeptide repeat protein; translated protein: MPVRALVVAVLCLAWATAHAQLHKRDSLFAALKEAGTTGGKIETLTAISQWNIRVDFRDAVSYAKQAMAIADTTTNLPAKAVAFTNRALVYWYNGEYGNSIDLNKAAIAIRKNMGDFRGTADNYQKIAMNYYYMADYERAIEYFQLSLAALEKFNAPRQLASTLNQIALVYNKMGKYDMAAAFLYEFSKERMRFKGYQGRTYNLLESTPFFRSREYFQIELDLQLKALNELERKGSDIDILFTCLNIADSYRELGKKALVLSYLKKADTYYQKVNWMTNHYGLGNAYLSLGQVDSAIEEFRSGIETAQANYCTNAFFLARR
- a CDS encoding ATP-binding protein; translation: MIPRILSTKIKQLRNQFPVLMLTGPRQSGKTTLLRAIYTDLPYATLEDPDARALAIDDPRGFLSNFPHGGIFDEVQVAPVLFSYIQGIVDKNKIHFVLSGSQNFLLSEKITQSLAGRTSILKLLPFSFEELKGTPYTADDWETMVYQGGYPPLYDRQISPTDFFPSYINTYIERDVRQIKNIENLNSFSSFLKLCAGRIGQVLNVQGLAHDVGISPNTAKAWLSVLSASYIIFFMEPHHRNFNKRLIKSPKMYFYDTGVACSLLGIEKKEQLNSHFLKGGLFENYVVNEFVKHRTNQGKNPNISFWQSKDRKEIDLLIDRGDNMSAIEIKSGKTWSSSFFENLKYWQKLSGTPSEQCYIVYGGDQNLNTSMGKFVGWRDLNNVF
- a CDS encoding T9SS type A sorting domain-containing protein, translating into MVAQSDGKLIAAGAFTVFNGSPINHIARLNTDGSLDASFNPGSGFNSWTTSGAIQPDGKIVIGGSFTTFNGNAANRIVRLAPDGTIDNSFNSQIGANSTINSVAIQGDGKILIAGNFTSYEGTNINRIARLNSDGGLDGTFYPGTGATGEVRSVVVQADGKIVLGGYFYAFNGTGQNYIVRLNDDGSVDNTFNTGALGGVEVVGVRSDGKIIVGGQGLFIRLNPDGSPDNSLSVGTGPDGKILATAFQPDGKIFIGGEFVSYNGIGRNRVARILSDPPDVDGDGVGDAVDNCPLVANAGQVDTDGDGLGDACDDDDDNDGCPDVVDPNPLVADIDTDSDGIGDACDICFGNDGSGDADGDGYCADVDCDDGDAAFNPGATDVAGSGVDLNCDGQYLWYVDSDGDGFGSTATVLSANTSPGIGESATNDDCDDGDAAFNPGATDVAGSGVDLNCDGQYLWYVDSDGDSYGSTATVLSANTSPGTGESATNDDCDDGDAAFNPGATDVAGSGVDLNCDGQYLWYVDSDGDGFGSTATVLSANTSPGAGESATNDDCDDGDAAFNPGATDVAGSGVDLNCDGQYLWYVDSDGDTYGSTTTVLSANTSPGTGESATNDDCDDGDAAFNPGATDVAGSGVDLNCDGQYLWYVDSDGDTYGSTTTVLSANTSPGTGESATNDDCDDGDAAFNPGATDVAGSGVDLNCDGQYLWYVDSDGDGFGSTATVSSGNTSPGTGESATNDDCDDGDAAFNPGATDVAGSGVDLNCDGQYLWYVDSDGDTYGSTATVSSGNTSPGTGESANDTDCDDNDRDVYPGAPTLPDGKDNDCDGTVDKAGQVISFAELPDRILGDGPFALTATSTSGLEVVFSSASGKVQINSNQVTMVSAGRANILANQPGNEGYSPAGEVSQSFCINPAKPKISISGRNTMSPTLTSSSDEGNQWYFNGSALDGETNPSLDITHQGIYAVRVSADDCVSELSDAKVFIITGDTDARQDEALLVYPNPVHDRLFVSLQGFSNTGTLQMGIYDFSGRLILNKQVLPGDVEEVDVRGYAAGKYLLRVAQDRNIVNRHFIKK
- a CDS encoding methylated-DNA--[protein]-cysteine S-methyltransferase is translated as MIVPVQEPDINYHRIEKAIHFLEENFQRQPALNEVAGEVHLSPFHFQRLFTEWAGISPKRFLQFLTVGYLKQKLHETKNLAEAAGSAGLSSQSRVYDLFTTLEAVTPQEYKKQGDGMRIGYGLHETPFGICLIGTTERGICWLSFLPTMDGAQDGIEEMKAHWHRSVFRQDQDLTGGYLQQIFQQNIPPRAPLHLFVKGTNFQIKVWGALLNIPMGGLATYQDIAKKVGSPRAMQAVGSAVGSNHIAYLIPCHRVIRKDGVLADYRWGPVRKKSMIGWEMARQAG